The following proteins are encoded in a genomic region of Sorangiineae bacterium MSr12523:
- the tilS gene encoding tRNA lysidine(34) synthetase TilS → MSRPSHPPTLLTIARRTIVEESLLTPGDAVLLAVSGGRDSMALLHVMSLLAKKTAYRLFAFGVDHGLRPDAARELDLSESFARELGVPFRRTSVDVAPGGNLQARARDARYLALEDAAAAFGASVIATAHHAEDRAETFLLRLLQGSHAAGLAVLPAKAPATNDAKLPRIRPLIRASRAAIDAHVTRHVISFANDPSNANPRFARARVRHEVLPLLRTLSPKIVEHLCSLADELAPCSEGANARGHAYPLPRATQLALAELRRTQSGTARIQLPGGLVAMADRTHVWSETAEATLSETASTRPLRRPAPKD, encoded by the coding sequence ATGAGCCGCCCCTCGCACCCGCCGACCTTGCTCACCATCGCGCGCCGCACCATCGTCGAGGAATCGCTCCTCACGCCCGGCGACGCGGTTCTTCTCGCGGTGAGCGGCGGGCGCGACTCGATGGCTCTTCTGCACGTGATGAGTCTTCTCGCGAAAAAAACCGCCTACCGACTCTTCGCCTTCGGCGTCGATCATGGCCTGCGACCGGACGCCGCGCGTGAGCTCGATTTGAGCGAATCCTTCGCACGCGAGCTCGGTGTCCCGTTTCGGCGCACCTCGGTCGATGTCGCGCCGGGCGGCAATTTGCAGGCACGCGCGCGCGACGCTCGCTACCTCGCGCTGGAGGATGCCGCCGCGGCGTTTGGCGCATCCGTCATCGCGACCGCGCACCACGCAGAGGACCGCGCAGAAACATTTCTTCTTCGCCTGCTCCAAGGGTCGCACGCCGCGGGTCTCGCCGTGCTCCCGGCCAAGGCTCCCGCGACGAACGACGCGAAATTACCGCGGATTCGTCCCCTCATTCGGGCCAGCCGCGCGGCGATTGACGCGCATGTGACGCGTCACGTCATCTCGTTTGCGAATGACCCTTCGAACGCGAACCCACGCTTCGCACGAGCGCGTGTGCGGCACGAAGTGCTTCCTCTTCTTCGCACCTTGAGCCCCAAAATCGTCGAGCATTTGTGCAGCTTGGCCGACGAGCTCGCTCCTTGCAGCGAAGGAGCGAACGCACGAGGTCACGCGTATCCGTTGCCGCGTGCGACACAGCTCGCTCTCGCCGAACTCCGCAGGACCCAATCGGGCACGGCACGCATCCAACTGCCTGGAGGCCTTGTCGCCATGGCGGATCGGACGCACGTTTGGTCCGAGACCGCTGAGGCAACCTTATCGGAAACTGCTTCCACAAGGCCACTAAGGCGTCCCGCCCCTAAAGACTGA
- a CDS encoding methyltransferase, producing MSRPRKEKPRPSNDMTLEIAEVAPGGDGVAIVTHQGERRAVFVRGAAPGDRIEALVDFRSRPARGNLRNVVGAGPDRVEPACPHTLRCGGCNWMQIASDAQTRIHVEHLRAVLPEAWREHPVESVRATTALRYRTRARVHVRASGGRAIVGMHAPSSHEPIEVDACAVLHPTIERARLELEAQFERAHGTGDVEIALGPPCENEGERGHVLAVRWSGPLPAEVYARFERALSQGGETSLRGVSIVCGEATRPAVIGDPTPWMTGADGTPLQLAVGGFAQASEEGNLLLARRVGELAESVVSSVQNAHIVELYAGAGNFTVLLARHGQVVAVESHAGACRAAQVNLRDRALEGTKVVEADASTYALPKSLHLLVLDPPRTGARAVCEQVAGLRHPPRFLLYVSCDLATLGRDLHTLSPLYRPRTIEAFELFPQTSHLETVVLLERVR from the coding sequence ATGTCCCGACCCCGTAAGGAAAAACCGCGGCCTTCGAACGACATGACGCTCGAGATCGCCGAGGTCGCGCCCGGCGGGGACGGCGTCGCCATCGTCACGCACCAGGGCGAACGCCGCGCGGTGTTCGTGCGCGGGGCCGCCCCCGGCGATCGCATCGAGGCCCTCGTCGACTTTCGCTCGCGTCCGGCGCGCGGGAACCTGCGCAACGTGGTGGGCGCAGGGCCCGATCGCGTCGAGCCAGCGTGCCCGCACACGCTGCGATGTGGCGGCTGCAATTGGATGCAGATTGCAAGCGATGCGCAGACGCGCATCCACGTGGAGCACCTTCGCGCCGTGCTTCCCGAGGCGTGGCGCGAGCATCCCGTGGAGTCCGTGCGCGCCACGACCGCCCTGCGCTACCGCACGCGAGCGCGGGTGCACGTGCGTGCATCGGGCGGGCGCGCCATCGTCGGGATGCACGCGCCCTCGAGCCATGAGCCCATCGAGGTCGACGCCTGCGCCGTGCTCCACCCGACCATCGAGCGCGCGCGGCTCGAGCTCGAGGCGCAGTTCGAGCGCGCCCACGGCACCGGCGACGTGGAAATCGCGCTGGGCCCGCCCTGCGAAAACGAGGGCGAGCGCGGCCACGTGCTCGCGGTGCGCTGGAGCGGGCCCCTTCCCGCAGAGGTGTACGCGCGCTTCGAGCGCGCGCTCAGCCAGGGCGGCGAGACCAGCTTGCGGGGCGTCAGCATCGTGTGCGGCGAGGCCACGCGACCGGCTGTCATCGGCGATCCCACGCCCTGGATGACCGGCGCCGATGGAACGCCGCTTCAACTCGCCGTCGGCGGCTTCGCCCAGGCCTCGGAGGAGGGCAACCTCCTCTTGGCCCGCCGCGTGGGCGAGCTCGCCGAGAGCGTGGTCTCCTCCGTGCAGAATGCACACATCGTCGAGCTCTACGCCGGCGCGGGCAACTTCACGGTGCTCCTGGCGCGGCACGGCCAAGTCGTGGCCGTCGAGTCGCACGCCGGTGCGTGCCGTGCGGCCCAGGTGAACTTGCGCGACCGCGCCCTCGAGGGCACCAAGGTCGTCGAGGCCGACGCCAGCACGTACGCACTTCCCAAGTCGCTGCACCTTCTCGTCCTCGATCCCCCGCGGACAGGCGCCCGCGCCGTGTGCGAGCAGGTGGCCGGCCTTCGACATCCGCCGCGCTTCCTCCTCTATGTGTCGTGCGATCTGGCGACCCTCGGACGCGATCTGCACACGCTGTCGCCGCTCTACCGGCCGCGCACCATCGAGGCCTTCGAGCTGTTTCCCCAGACGAGCCATCTCGAAACCGTGGTTCTGCTCGAGCGGGTGCGATGA
- a CDS encoding protein kinase, whose amino-acid sequence MPQDRVHRPDITGSASSGGGGSGSSTEPRAGTYFLGRYRVVDEIGIGGMATVHLARMDGLGGFQKWVAIKKIHAHLLEDESFVQMFLDEARIVARISHSNVATVFELGKHEDCYWIAMEYLHGEPLRELMRRTEEIGTPMPPEIACRVIADAAEGLHAAHELVGKNGEKLQLVHRDVTPHNLFVTYDGTTKVVDFGIAKFASRISNTRAGTLKGKLAYMSPEQVHGEPIDRRTDLFALGVVLWELTTGQRLFRMDNDLDTLAKVQECNVPRPSTLVRGYPIDLEKIVMKVLARNRNERYKTARELSRALQSLLMRRGLFIASDEVASYVQSIFAERIQKREAHLRWAAEVTQTINVEGLRATEAITHPVDPGWPSAGREMPFHPDAKAAAPPNARLPTPRPAAGMPALAPRRGDQPMLRSQETPSLETPPTGVRPYDDGPTLQGSLPDFGYHGGEDFDDNDDTLVAKGKEGAASMSREAPRDASREKGAATPQGAPPLNNTGQKPAVPLPAAGRPVEPFPPPPPAEVHTLAMEAVPVPIPSPFAPLPVPNNVANEFAHLRPGAAPQAGPGAAPAQPNPFMASPLAPAPDPRWNASVGIPAATTGQSPMLLPPDLDNRTMTARSLKQGIPMWVVALGSGLLALLFVGAIYLLLSGTLTEKPEAKVEKSPAASTSAGPFGGARDAFAAAIAPQTSVTALPPADDKPPAPPPEPPAVTPAAPSASATATPPATATAKNTSSSSRSSKEPKETGPVEIPRGSGPAEKKSERTGLLTIICKPTQCDEVYDNGKLLGSSPLYRQSVSVGEHRLTLKTLNPPVTKTQKVSISADELNIQQVTMSP is encoded by the coding sequence TTGCCCCAAGATCGCGTCCACCGCCCCGACATCACTGGTAGCGCCTCCTCGGGCGGTGGCGGCAGCGGCTCGTCCACGGAACCACGCGCGGGCACGTATTTTCTGGGCCGATACCGCGTCGTCGACGAAATCGGCATCGGCGGCATGGCCACCGTGCACCTCGCGCGCATGGATGGTCTGGGTGGCTTCCAGAAGTGGGTCGCCATCAAGAAGATCCACGCGCACTTGCTCGAGGACGAATCCTTCGTCCAGATGTTCCTCGACGAAGCACGCATCGTCGCGCGCATCTCGCACTCCAACGTGGCCACCGTCTTCGAGCTGGGCAAGCACGAGGACTGCTACTGGATCGCGATGGAGTACCTGCACGGCGAGCCGCTGCGCGAGTTGATGCGCCGCACCGAGGAAATCGGCACGCCCATGCCGCCGGAAATCGCCTGCCGCGTCATCGCCGATGCCGCCGAGGGATTGCACGCCGCGCACGAATTGGTGGGAAAGAACGGCGAGAAGCTGCAGCTCGTGCACCGCGACGTGACGCCGCACAACCTGTTCGTCACCTACGACGGGACGACCAAGGTCGTGGACTTCGGCATCGCGAAGTTCGCCTCGCGCATTTCCAACACGCGCGCGGGCACGCTCAAGGGCAAGCTCGCGTACATGTCGCCGGAGCAGGTGCACGGCGAGCCAATCGACCGCCGCACGGACTTGTTCGCGCTCGGCGTTGTGCTCTGGGAGCTGACCACCGGGCAGCGTCTTTTCCGCATGGACAATGACCTGGACACCTTGGCGAAGGTCCAGGAGTGCAACGTGCCGCGCCCGAGCACGTTGGTGCGCGGCTACCCGATCGACCTCGAGAAGATCGTCATGAAGGTGCTCGCGCGCAACCGCAACGAGCGCTACAAAACCGCGCGCGAGCTCTCGCGGGCGCTGCAATCGCTGCTGATGCGGCGCGGGCTCTTCATCGCGAGCGACGAGGTCGCGAGCTACGTGCAGTCGATCTTCGCCGAGCGCATTCAAAAGCGCGAGGCGCACCTGCGCTGGGCCGCGGAGGTCACGCAGACCATCAACGTCGAGGGGCTCCGCGCCACCGAGGCCATCACGCACCCGGTGGATCCGGGCTGGCCGAGCGCGGGGCGCGAAATGCCTTTCCACCCTGACGCGAAGGCGGCCGCGCCCCCGAATGCGCGCCTGCCGACGCCGAGGCCCGCCGCCGGTATGCCTGCCCTCGCACCGAGGCGCGGCGATCAGCCGATGCTGCGAAGCCAGGAGACGCCGTCGCTGGAGACGCCGCCCACGGGCGTGCGGCCGTACGACGACGGTCCGACGCTCCAGGGTTCGCTGCCCGACTTCGGCTACCACGGCGGCGAGGACTTCGACGACAACGACGACACGCTCGTGGCCAAGGGCAAAGAGGGCGCCGCCAGCATGAGCCGCGAGGCCCCGCGGGACGCTTCACGAGAGAAGGGGGCGGCGACACCGCAGGGAGCACCTCCGCTCAACAACACGGGTCAAAAGCCCGCTGTGCCATTGCCGGCGGCAGGGCGGCCCGTGGAGCCGTTTCCTCCTCCGCCCCCCGCCGAGGTGCACACCTTGGCAATGGAGGCGGTGCCGGTCCCCATTCCCTCGCCGTTCGCTCCTCTGCCGGTGCCGAACAACGTCGCGAACGAGTTCGCCCATCTGCGGCCAGGAGCGGCCCCCCAAGCCGGGCCTGGGGCGGCGCCGGCGCAGCCCAATCCATTCATGGCCAGCCCGCTGGCGCCCGCACCGGATCCGCGCTGGAACGCGTCGGTGGGCATACCGGCGGCAACGACGGGGCAGAGCCCCATGCTGCTGCCGCCGGATCTCGACAACCGCACCATGACGGCACGCTCGCTGAAGCAGGGCATCCCGATGTGGGTCGTCGCGCTCGGGTCGGGCCTCCTCGCGCTTCTCTTCGTCGGTGCGATTTACCTGCTTCTCTCGGGCACGCTCACCGAGAAGCCCGAGGCCAAGGTGGAGAAGTCGCCGGCCGCCTCGACGAGCGCAGGGCCCTTCGGAGGTGCGCGCGATGCCTTTGCTGCGGCCATCGCACCGCAAACCTCCGTCACGGCGTTGCCGCCGGCGGACGACAAGCCCCCCGCCCCTCCTCCGGAGCCCCCCGCGGTCACGCCGGCCGCACCGTCGGCGAGTGCAACGGCGACCCCACCCGCCACCGCGACGGCCAAGAACACCTCGTCTTCCTCGCGCAGCAGCAAGGAGCCCAAGGAGACGGGCCCCGTCGAAATCCCGCGCGGCAGCGGCCCGGCCGAGAAGAAATCCGAGCGCACGGGCCTTTTGACCATCATCTGCAAGCCCACGCAGTGCGACGAGGTTTACGACAACGGCAAGCTTCTCGGTTCTTCGCCCCTCTACCGGCAATCCGTCTCCGTGGGCGAACATCGTTTGACACTCAAAACGTTGAACCCTCCTGTAACGAAGACCCAAAAGGTCAGCATTTCGGCCGACGAGCTGAATATCCAGCAAGTGACGATGTCCCCGTAA
- the mnmA gene encoding tRNA 2-thiouridine(34) synthase MnmA — translation MKRERIVVAMSGGVDSAVAAARLHDAGHEVVGVTLHLWDYPDELDAPGGHGRCCAPEDQYDARRTADALGFPHYTFDRRELFAKEVVAPFVDAYVAGETPSPCTTCNREVKLAELFAIADRLGARAIATGHYARIGRDADGTPFLLAGRDDKKDQSYFLYATPREKLERLVFPLGESTKGEVRAEAVARGLPGATKGESQELCFVGGGEHAYTRFVEERSADRVRPGPIVDDTGRVVGEHAGVHRFTVGQRKGLGVALGRPIWVTQIDAATNTVHLGGEKALAGMGAKLDDVVLAPGVSLPLSARVRIRYRHPGAEATIVTSAEPGSAHVTFREPVAALTPGQIAVFYDGDRVLGGGRLRSRDLAS, via the coding sequence ATGAAGCGCGAGCGCATCGTGGTGGCCATGAGCGGCGGGGTCGATTCCGCCGTGGCCGCGGCGCGGCTGCATGACGCCGGGCACGAGGTGGTCGGCGTCACGTTGCACCTTTGGGACTACCCCGACGAACTGGACGCCCCCGGCGGCCACGGCCGGTGCTGCGCCCCGGAAGACCAATACGACGCACGCCGCACGGCGGACGCGCTGGGCTTTCCGCATTACACCTTCGACCGGCGCGAGCTGTTCGCCAAGGAGGTCGTGGCGCCGTTCGTCGATGCCTACGTCGCCGGCGAAACGCCCAGCCCTTGCACCACGTGCAACCGCGAGGTGAAGCTCGCCGAGCTGTTTGCCATCGCCGACCGCCTTGGCGCACGCGCGATCGCCACCGGCCATTACGCCCGCATCGGGCGCGATGCGGACGGGACGCCGTTCTTGCTCGCCGGCCGCGATGACAAGAAGGATCAGAGCTACTTCCTTTACGCGACACCCCGCGAAAAACTCGAGCGCCTCGTCTTCCCGCTCGGCGAGAGCACCAAGGGCGAGGTGCGGGCCGAAGCCGTCGCGCGAGGTCTCCCCGGGGCCACCAAGGGCGAGAGCCAGGAGCTCTGCTTCGTGGGCGGCGGCGAGCACGCGTACACACGCTTCGTCGAGGAGCGCAGTGCGGACCGCGTTCGGCCGGGGCCCATCGTGGACGATACCGGCCGCGTCGTCGGCGAGCACGCGGGCGTGCATCGCTTCACCGTCGGCCAGCGCAAAGGCCTGGGCGTGGCGCTCGGGCGCCCGATTTGGGTGACGCAGATCGACGCCGCCACCAACACGGTGCACCTCGGCGGGGAGAAGGCCCTCGCGGGAATGGGCGCCAAGCTCGACGACGTCGTGCTCGCCCCCGGAGTGTCGCTGCCCCTTTCGGCGCGCGTACGCATCCGATACCGCCACCCAGGTGCGGAGGCCACGATTGTCACGTCGGCGGAGCCGGGATCGGCGCACGTGACCTTCCGTGAGCCGGTGGCTGCGCTCACACCGGGGCAGATCGCGGTCTTCTACGATGGCGACCGCGTCCTCGGCGGCGGACGATTGCGCTCGCGCGACCTCGCTTCGTGA
- a CDS encoding sigma-70 family RNA polymerase sigma factor gives MPESPAPKAPTSPVKAAADSPEVHARVLEGISLVTTLARQMHQHLGASLSIDDLEAIGREGLLDSARTFDRERGIPFLRWASLRIRGAMIDGARSHGSLPRRVYRKLRALEAADRVQEVVAEELAATPPNDPEAADEKLGEALSGMALAMAAAFLSPQTHGLDEIIHPDTESPEEEFAHAELMNRVRDAISKRPENERTLLERHYFDGITFEQAAQEIGLSKSWASRLHARAIEAISRELKRTGIKD, from the coding sequence ATGCCCGAGAGCCCTGCTCCGAAAGCGCCCACATCTCCGGTCAAGGCGGCCGCCGATTCTCCCGAGGTGCATGCGCGCGTCCTCGAGGGTATTTCGCTCGTCACGACCCTGGCGCGCCAAATGCACCAACACCTCGGCGCCAGCTTGAGCATCGACGACCTCGAGGCCATCGGCCGCGAGGGATTGCTCGACTCGGCCCGCACCTTCGACCGCGAGCGGGGCATCCCGTTCTTGCGCTGGGCGAGCCTGCGCATCCGCGGTGCGATGATCGACGGCGCCCGTTCCCACGGCTCGCTTCCGCGGCGCGTCTACCGCAAGCTCCGCGCGTTGGAGGCGGCCGACCGGGTGCAGGAGGTCGTGGCCGAGGAATTGGCCGCTACCCCGCCCAACGACCCCGAGGCGGCCGATGAAAAATTGGGCGAGGCCCTGTCGGGCATGGCCCTGGCCATGGCGGCGGCCTTCCTGTCGCCCCAAACGCACGGTCTGGACGAGATCATCCACCCGGACACCGAGTCGCCGGAGGAGGAGTTCGCCCACGCCGAGCTCATGAACCGGGTTCGCGACGCGATTTCGAAGCGTCCCGAGAACGAGCGCACCCTGCTCGAGCGGCACTACTTCGACGGGATCACCTTCGAGCAGGCCGCCCAGGAAATTGGGCTGTCCAAGTCGTGGGCGAGCCGCCTGCACGCCCGGGCCATCGAGGCCATCTCGCGGGAACTGAAACGGACCGGCATTAAAGATTGA
- a CDS encoding TlpA family protein disulfide reductase, with the protein MRVGYVLAFACGLVGLLGCGSSKPPPPVGVSTVQSTERKAPVKFEYDSLDERPVSSAAMKGKIGVIAFITTWDLSSQAQVDYLVAMSKRDGDQVSYALVALQPRRDRELIELYRTKLGVTFPVALGDAETISGSGSFGDVHSVPTVVILDREGRMVWRNVGLVKADEIRREIRGAK; encoded by the coding sequence ATGCGGGTCGGGTACGTTCTTGCTTTTGCTTGCGGGCTCGTAGGTCTTCTCGGGTGTGGTTCGTCGAAGCCGCCGCCGCCGGTGGGCGTCTCCACGGTGCAGAGCACCGAGCGCAAGGCGCCGGTCAAATTCGAGTACGACTCGCTCGACGAGCGCCCGGTGAGTTCCGCTGCGATGAAGGGCAAGATTGGCGTCATCGCGTTCATCACCACGTGGGATCTCTCGAGCCAGGCCCAAGTCGACTACCTCGTGGCGATGTCCAAGCGCGATGGCGATCAGGTGTCCTACGCGCTGGTGGCCCTGCAACCGCGCCGGGATCGCGAGCTCATCGAGCTCTATCGCACCAAATTGGGCGTGACCTTTCCCGTTGCGTTGGGGGATGCCGAGACCATTTCGGGCAGCGGCTCCTTCGGTGACGTGCACTCGGTGCCCACGGTGGTGATCCTGGATCGCGAGGGGCGCATGGTTTGGCGCAATGTCGGCTTGGTGAAAGCGGACGAGATTCGGCGCGAGATTCGCGGCGCAAAGTAG
- a CDS encoding Lrp/AsnC family transcriptional regulator, with the protein MLSLLAAQGRMSWAELGNELGLSAPAAADRVKKLEQLGFIRGYTAVLDAEGLGLGVTAFIAVRLDRPTHRAAFLKRVRREAEVVECHHMAGDDDYLLKVHVTDLKTLETLVSETLKGIEGVIGTRTLIALSTLKDAPHLPLEHLAPDE; encoded by the coding sequence GTGTTGAGCCTTCTGGCGGCGCAGGGGCGGATGAGTTGGGCCGAGCTAGGGAACGAGCTCGGGCTCTCGGCGCCGGCGGCGGCGGATCGGGTGAAGAAGCTCGAGCAGCTCGGGTTCATTCGCGGCTATACGGCGGTGCTCGATGCGGAGGGGCTCGGGTTGGGCGTGACGGCGTTCATCGCGGTGCGGCTCGATCGGCCGACGCATCGTGCGGCGTTCTTGAAACGCGTGCGCCGTGAGGCGGAGGTGGTCGAGTGCCATCACATGGCGGGCGATGACGATTACCTGCTCAAGGTGCATGTGACGGATCTCAAGACGCTCGAAACCTTAGTCAGCGAGACGCTGAAGGGCATCGAGGGCGTCATCGGGACGCGCACGTTGATTGCGCTCTCCACCTTGAAAGATGCGCCGCATCTGCCCCTCGAACACCTCGCGCCGGATGAATGA
- a CDS encoding LysE family translocator: MVVPVFLKAVFLGLSVAAPVGPIGILCIRRTLTDGRKLGFACGMGAATADAIYGLVAGIGVSAIARAFAEHQAVFRIAGALYLAYLAFRIWTAEVPEEGAKVAGGNAFSAWLSTLALTVTNPMTIAAFLAMFSSFGIEPGESPWIDTGTLVGGVFVGSAAWWFALSGGVSLMRQRLRRAHLVWINRVSATGLFAFALSAALFVR; the protein is encoded by the coding sequence ATGGTGGTTCCCGTCTTTCTCAAAGCCGTGTTTCTCGGCCTCTCGGTGGCCGCTCCCGTGGGGCCCATCGGCATCTTGTGCATTCGGCGCACGCTCACCGACGGCCGCAAGCTCGGCTTCGCGTGCGGCATGGGCGCGGCCACGGCCGACGCGATTTACGGGCTGGTCGCAGGCATTGGCGTCAGCGCCATCGCACGCGCCTTTGCCGAGCATCAAGCCGTGTTTCGCATCGCGGGTGCGCTGTACCTGGCGTACCTTGCGTTTCGCATCTGGACCGCCGAGGTGCCGGAGGAGGGGGCCAAGGTGGCAGGCGGCAACGCGTTTTCTGCATGGCTGTCGACCTTGGCGCTCACCGTCACGAACCCCATGACCATTGCAGCCTTCCTGGCGATGTTCTCCTCGTTCGGCATCGAGCCGGGGGAGAGCCCGTGGATCGACACGGGCACCCTCGTGGGGGGCGTCTTCGTCGGGTCGGCGGCGTGGTGGTTCGCACTCAGCGGCGGCGTCAGCCTGATGCGCCAGCGATTGCGCCGGGCGCACTTGGTCTGGATCAACCGCGTGTCGGCGACGGGGCTATTCGCCTTTGCGCTCAGCGCCGCGTTGTTCGTTCGCTAG
- a CDS encoding acyl-CoA synthetase — protein sequence MNLRSDARIAIADDEGTWTYADLHARAGRIAAALLSGAGGAGAGKDSLAGERVAIFVSPGGHFVASFFGVLMAGGVVTVLSPLHPAREMAYFCEDAEVRTILVSPDLRPRLEQAAEGRRVLSTHDPVFSDGPQLERPPILGPDTPALQLYTSGTTGKPKGAVLTHGNLETQQRLLAEAWEFTERDTLLHALPLHHMHGLAIALLTALGAGAAVRMLPGFDAKRIWNELPNATVLMAVPTMYTRLFNAFDEAAPEVRAEWQRGARGLRLATSGSAALPATLAERWQVIAGAIPVERFGMTEIGVGTTNPVRGPRKPAHVGLPLPTVRTRIVDDQGRDAEVGELWIAGPSVFSGYYKRAEATRDAFVTDATGERWFRTGDTVTRDADGYFKILGRTSVDILKSGGYKLSALEIEEALREHPAIREVAVVGVPDENWGDRVVACVVAHEGRTDECATELVRTFAKQSLAPYKVPKQVVLFPELPRNAMGKVQKPELTKLLLANEQRGAERKGE from the coding sequence ATGAACCTCCGAAGCGACGCTCGCATCGCCATCGCGGATGACGAAGGCACCTGGACTTATGCCGATCTTCATGCTCGGGCGGGGCGCATCGCGGCCGCGCTGCTTTCTGGTGCAGGTGGTGCGGGTGCAGGGAAAGATTCGCTGGCAGGCGAACGGGTCGCCATCTTCGTTTCGCCCGGCGGACACTTCGTGGCATCTTTTTTTGGCGTGCTCATGGCCGGCGGCGTCGTGACGGTGCTGTCGCCGCTGCATCCGGCGCGCGAGATGGCCTACTTCTGCGAGGACGCCGAGGTGCGTACCATCCTGGTCTCGCCGGATCTGCGGCCCCGGCTCGAGCAAGCCGCGGAAGGCCGCCGCGTCCTTTCGACCCACGATCCCGTGTTCTCGGATGGGCCGCAGCTCGAGCGACCTCCGATCCTCGGGCCCGATACGCCGGCGTTGCAGCTGTACACGAGCGGGACCACGGGAAAGCCCAAGGGCGCCGTGCTGACCCATGGCAATCTGGAGACGCAGCAGCGGCTCCTGGCCGAGGCATGGGAGTTCACCGAGCGTGACACGCTGCTTCACGCGCTGCCGCTGCATCATATGCACGGGCTGGCCATCGCCCTGCTGACCGCGCTCGGGGCGGGGGCCGCGGTGCGGATGCTCCCGGGCTTCGATGCGAAGCGCATCTGGAACGAGCTTCCGAACGCCACGGTCCTCATGGCGGTCCCCACGATGTACACGCGCCTTTTCAACGCCTTCGACGAGGCCGCCCCCGAGGTTCGCGCCGAGTGGCAGCGCGGCGCACGCGGCCTGCGCCTCGCCACCAGCGGCAGCGCGGCCTTGCCCGCGACCCTCGCCGAGCGCTGGCAGGTCATCGCGGGCGCCATCCCGGTGGAGCGCTTCGGCATGACCGAGATCGGCGTCGGGACGACCAACCCGGTACGGGGCCCGCGCAAGCCAGCGCACGTGGGGCTTCCCTTGCCCACCGTGCGCACGCGCATCGTGGACGACCAGGGCCGAGATGCCGAGGTCGGCGAGCTCTGGATCGCGGGCCCCAGCGTCTTTTCCGGGTACTACAAGCGCGCCGAGGCCACGCGCGACGCCTTCGTGACCGACGCGACGGGCGAGCGCTGGTTCCGCACCGGCGATACGGTCACGCGCGACGCCGACGGCTACTTCAAAATACTGGGCCGCACGAGCGTCGATATCTTGAAGAGCGGCGGCTACAAACTGAGCGCGCTCGAAATCGAAGAAGCGCTGCGCGAGCATCCGGCCATCCGCGAGGTGGCCGTCGTCGGCGTGCCCGACGAAAATTGGGGCGACCGGGTCGTCGCCTGCGTCGTTGCGCACGAGGGCCGCACCGACGAGTGCGCGACGGAGCTCGTGCGCACCTTCGCCAAGCAAAGTCTCGCACCGTACAAGGTTCCCAAGCAGGTGGTGCTCTTTCCCGAGCTACCGCGCAACGCCATGGGCAAGGTGCAGAAGCCCGAGCTCACGAAGCTTCTCCTAGCGAACGAACAACGCGGCGCTGAGCGCAAAGGCGAATAG